From a region of the Myroides sp. JBRI-B21084 genome:
- the hutI gene encoding imidazolonepropionase, with translation MKTLFYNIKELFQVRENNNAILIGSEMKELPSIKNAFLLIENDTIIAYGSMENAPTDFDQSVDVSGKMIMPSYIDSHTHIVYAGNREQEFVDRINGLSYDEIYQRGGGILNSVEKLRNASEEELYNNAAQRLEELIALGTGVIEIKSGYGLSLKAELKMLRVIKKLQENYPVKIKSTFLGAHAIPPEFKGNQSGFVEAICNEMIPEIAKSGLADYVDAFLETGYFTVDETRKIVQTATKYGLKSKIHVNQFTAINGIEMCVEENVLSVDHLEIVTDEDIKALQKGNTIPVALPTCSYFISIPYTPARKILEANLPLVIASDYNPGTTPSGNMNFVVATACIKMKMTPEEAFNAATLNAAYALEVDKDYGSITVGKKASFFITNSIHSIYAIPYNFGSNLIESVYLNGKKQ, from the coding sequence ATGAAAACCTTATTTTATAATATAAAAGAGCTTTTTCAAGTTCGCGAAAACAACAATGCAATATTGATAGGAAGTGAAATGAAAGAACTTCCTTCAATTAAAAATGCCTTTTTGCTTATTGAAAATGATACCATTATAGCTTATGGATCAATGGAAAATGCACCGACTGATTTTGACCAGTCTGTTGATGTATCGGGTAAAATGATAATGCCAAGTTATATTGATAGTCATACGCATATTGTTTACGCTGGAAACCGTGAACAAGAATTTGTTGATCGTATAAACGGTTTAAGTTACGATGAAATTTACCAACGTGGCGGTGGTATTTTAAATTCGGTTGAAAAATTACGCAACGCTTCCGAAGAGGAGTTGTATAATAATGCTGCCCAGCGTTTAGAAGAATTGATTGCTTTAGGAACAGGCGTTATAGAAATAAAATCGGGTTATGGTTTAAGTTTAAAAGCCGAATTAAAAATGTTACGCGTAATTAAAAAATTACAAGAAAATTATCCCGTAAAGATAAAATCTACATTTTTGGGTGCGCATGCTATTCCACCTGAATTTAAAGGGAATCAGTCAGGTTTTGTTGAAGCCATTTGTAATGAAATGATTCCTGAAATAGCAAAGTCAGGTTTAGCAGATTATGTTGATGCCTTTTTAGAAACGGGCTATTTTACAGTAGATGAAACTCGAAAAATTGTACAAACTGCTACAAAATATGGTTTAAAATCAAAAATACACGTAAATCAATTTACTGCAATCAATGGTATTGAAATGTGTGTAGAAGAAAACGTACTTTCGGTAGATCATTTAGAAATTGTAACCGATGAAGATATTAAAGCATTGCAAAAAGGAAACACCATTCCTGTTGCATTACCAACTTGTTCTTATTTTATTTCGATTCCTTATACACCTGCACGAAAAATTTTAGAGGCGAATTTACCATTAGTAATCGCATCAGACTATAATCCGGGTACCACACCAAGTGGTAATATGAATTTTGTAGTAGCAACAGCATGTATAAAAATGAAAATGACCCCCGAAGAAGCTTTTAATGCCGCAACGCTTAACGCTGCTTACGCTTTAGAGGTAGATAAAGATTATGGAAGCATTACAGTTGGTAAAAAAGCATCGTTTTTTATAACAAATTCTATACATTCCATTTATGCAATACCTTATAATTTTGGTAGTAATTTAATTGAATCGGTATATTTAAACGGTAAAAAGCAATAA
- a CDS encoding potassium channel family protein — MKFIIIGLGNFGGSLAEKLTQQGNEVIGVDNKSERVSSLKDKLSHTICMNATDQSAIEHLPLRNTDIVMVCIGEDEGANIMVTAHFKNLGVKRLISRAINPLHESVLKAIGVNEIVRPEEESAERWSKKLCLKGVIDSFELNKNYSIVEIVVPEQYIGKSIETIKFRELHNVVILTIIRDVNESTFLGKTKIVSSVQGIPSPSTVLFPNDIIVIYGANEDLQKFANQD; from the coding sequence ATGAAATTTATTATTATAGGATTAGGAAATTTTGGAGGATCATTGGCAGAAAAGCTTACACAACAAGGTAACGAAGTTATTGGTGTTGACAATAAATCTGAACGCGTTTCGTCGTTAAAAGATAAATTATCACATACAATTTGTATGAATGCTACAGACCAATCTGCTATTGAACATTTGCCTTTAAGAAATACCGATATTGTAATGGTTTGTATCGGCGAAGACGAAGGTGCAAATATAATGGTTACAGCTCACTTTAAAAATTTAGGAGTAAAACGATTAATCAGTCGTGCAATTAACCCATTACACGAAAGTGTTTTAAAGGCAATTGGTGTAAACGAAATTGTTCGTCCAGAAGAAGAATCGGCAGAACGTTGGTCTAAAAAATTATGCTTAAAAGGTGTAATTGATTCGTTTGAATTAAATAAAAATTACAGTATTGTAGAAATTGTAGTACCTGAACAATATATAGGTAAAAGTATTGAAACAATAAAATTTAGAGAACTTCACAATGTAGTTATTCTTACAATAATTCGCGATGTTAATGAAAGTACTTTTTTAGGTAAAACTAAAATTGTTTCAAGTGTACAAGGCATTCCTTCACCATCAACAGTGCTTTTTCCTAATGATATTATTGTAATTTACGGTGCTAACGAAGATTTGCAAAAATTTGCTAACCAAGATTAA
- a CDS encoding endonuclease, with product MKSIYYILFFIVFSSINAQIPAYYQTINLNLKGDALKNELATLITNTHNYELIYTPDVWNVLKDADIDPNNNQKVLLIYGWNDTDLNKNNDLSRDKNASCHTSNCENKWVREHVYPRSKGTPNLEFEGPGSDAHHLRAADYDRNNLRSNFKFIANPTFYISYSRVIQQNGTDYFYPGDQWKGDIARMIMYMYVRYGNRCQPINVGHGSTSFSTNGDMPNIFLQWNAEDPVSAHEINRNETIFAAQGNRNPFIDNPYLATSIWNGPAAENKWKNLDTNIETLDKVAVYPTCTSDFINIETNGLNNCNFVIYDCTGKIILKDATQPKINVSNFSNGVYFLKLSFNQHVKTIKFVKK from the coding sequence ATGAAATCAATATATTACATTCTTTTTTTTATAGTTTTTAGCAGTATAAACGCACAAATTCCTGCTTATTATCAAACTATAAATTTGAATTTAAAAGGCGATGCTTTAAAAAATGAACTTGCAACTTTAATAACAAATACGCATAATTATGAATTAATTTACACCCCAGATGTTTGGAATGTTTTAAAAGATGCTGATATAGATCCAAATAATAATCAAAAAGTTTTGTTGATTTATGGTTGGAACGACACCGATTTAAATAAAAATAATGATTTATCACGAGATAAAAATGCAAGCTGCCATACATCAAACTGTGAAAACAAATGGGTTCGTGAGCATGTTTATCCTAGATCAAAAGGTACTCCCAATTTAGAATTTGAAGGTCCAGGTTCTGATGCTCACCATTTACGAGCGGCTGATTATGATCGTAATAACTTAAGAAGTAATTTTAAATTTATTGCAAATCCAACTTTTTACATTTCATATTCAAGAGTGATACAACAAAATGGAACGGATTATTTTTATCCTGGCGATCAATGGAAAGGAGATATTGCACGTATGATTATGTATATGTATGTGCGCTACGGTAACCGATGCCAACCAATAAATGTAGGACACGGTTCCACATCGTTTTCTACTAATGGAGATATGCCAAATATTTTTTTACAATGGAATGCAGAAGATCCTGTTTCTGCTCACGAAATAAATAGAAACGAAACCATTTTTGCCGCACAAGGTAACAGAAATCCATTTATTGATAACCCATATTTAGCAACAAGTATTTGGAATGGACCTGCGGCCGAAAATAAATGGAAAAATTTAGATACAAATATTGAAACTTTAGATAAAGTAGCAGTTTATCCTACATGTACTTCTGATTTTATTAATATAGAAACAAACGGTTTAAACAATTGTAATTTTGTTATATACGATTGTACAGGAAAAATAATTTTAAAAGATGCTACTCAACCTAAAATAAATGTTTCTAATTTTTCAAATGGAGTTTATTTTTTAAAATTAAGTTTTAATCAACACGTAAAAACTATAAAGTTTGTAAAAAAGTAA
- a CDS encoding formimidoylglutamase, translating into MENFEYFNITTLNEHLVLRKGETKFGEKIDFPNDKNTQLVDFLNNTNAKFIVYGIKEFAGIKANFGRIGTKHAWDVFLPVFLNIQHNKFLKGQNIAVLGCLDFEVYATEIEQLNPTEPKQLNRLHEIVNEIDKEVTYINQLIHRSGKKAIVIGGGHNNAYGNIKGLALANGNAVNVINFDAHTDFRALEGRHSGNGFSYAFHEGFLNAYCAFGVHENYLNKYMLQQFKEHSERLKMVTFEDLKVRFEKDFITSLNTIHRTLKSIPYGIEIDVDAIENVASSAMSPCGFSVSEARQFVNQTAASVNAAYMHLCEGSPSLSNTSENMLGKLLTYLTTDFIKAQLIESK; encoded by the coding sequence ATGGAAAATTTTGAATACTTTAACATAACAACTTTAAACGAACATTTGGTTTTAAGAAAAGGTGAAACCAAATTTGGCGAAAAAATTGATTTTCCGAATGATAAAAACACTCAATTAGTTGATTTTCTTAACAATACAAATGCAAAATTTATAGTATATGGTATTAAAGAATTTGCAGGAATAAAAGCAAATTTTGGCAGAATAGGCACTAAACATGCTTGGGATGTATTTTTACCTGTTTTTTTAAATATACAACATAATAAGTTTTTAAAAGGTCAAAATATTGCAGTATTAGGTTGTTTAGATTTTGAAGTATATGCTACTGAAATTGAACAATTAAACCCTACAGAACCTAAACAATTAAATCGTTTACATGAAATTGTAAATGAAATTGATAAAGAGGTAACATATATAAATCAATTAATACATCGTTCAGGTAAAAAAGCTATTGTAATTGGTGGTGGTCACAACAATGCGTATGGCAACATTAAAGGTTTGGCTTTGGCTAATGGTAACGCAGTTAATGTAATAAATTTTGATGCCCATACCGATTTTAGAGCATTAGAAGGTAGACATAGCGGAAATGGTTTTTCGTATGCATTTCACGAAGGTTTTTTAAATGCCTATTGTGCTTTTGGTGTACACGAAAACTATCTAAATAAATACATGTTACAGCAATTTAAAGAACACAGCGAACGCCTAAAAATGGTTACTTTTGAAGATTTAAAAGTACGTTTTGAAAAAGATTTTATAACGAGTTTAAATACCATACATCGTACTTTAAAATCAATACCTTATGGAATTGAAATTGATGTAGATGCAATTGAAAATGTTGCAAGTAGTGCTATGTCGCCATGTGGATTTTCAGTTTCAGAAGCGCGACAATTTGTAAATCAAACCGCTGCAAGTGTAAATGCAGCTTATATGCATTTGTGCGAAGGATCGCCAAGTTTAAGTAACACTTCAGAAAATATGTTAGGCAAATTACTTACCTATTTAACAACCGATTTTATTAAAGCGCAATTAATTGAAAGTAAATAA
- a CDS encoding phosphoribosyltransferase, whose translation MKVITFNEKQLKEKAFELVNKIDFQPHLIVGVLNGAQFFIDEFKSSQKFKDCHFSEIKLQRNSENIKKKPFTAFLLKHLPYFILNFLRNIESYKVKTTIKKSSGTISKPINFNYSSELPENITKILIIDDAIDSGKTIQQVKNTLQNKFPNAQIKTAVFVCTLKNALIKPNYYLYQNVLIRFPWSKDFKK comes from the coding sequence ATGAAAGTTATTACGTTTAATGAAAAGCAATTAAAGGAAAAAGCATTTGAATTGGTTAATAAAATTGATTTTCAACCCCATTTAATAGTTGGTGTTTTAAACGGAGCTCAATTTTTTATTGATGAATTTAAATCATCTCAAAAATTTAAAGATTGTCATTTTTCTGAAATTAAATTGCAACGAAATTCCGAAAACATTAAAAAAAAGCCTTTTACTGCTTTCTTACTTAAACATTTACCTTACTTTATTTTAAATTTTTTACGAAATATTGAATCTTATAAAGTTAAAACTACAATTAAAAAAAGTAGTGGTACAATAAGTAAGCCTATAAATTTTAATTATTCTAGCGAATTACCTGAAAACATTACTAAAATTTTAATTATTGACGATGCTATAGATTCTGGAAAAACCATTCAGCAGGTAAAAAATACGTTACAAAACAAATTTCCAAATGCACAAATTAAAACAGCCGTTTTTGTTTGCACATTAAAAAACGCATTAATTAAACCAAATTATTATTTATACCAAAACGTATTAATACGTTTTCCATGGTCAAAAGATTTTAAAAAATGA
- a CDS encoding TIGR00730 family Rossman fold protein, with protein MEENLSEEDIRIKEKLAQKSWNEIKTNDSWAIFKIMSEFVNGYEKMSRIGPCVSIFGSARTKSDNPYYKLAEEIAFKISKAGYGVISGGGPGIMEAANKGAHLGGGSSVGLNIDLPFEQHFNPYIDHDKNLQFDYFFVRKVMFVKYSQGFVVMPGGFGTLDEMFEAVTLIQTKKIGKFPIILVGTEFWSGLIDWIRTVMLEKYSNASPEDMNLIKIVDTADEVVTIIDTFYKKYNLSPNF; from the coding sequence ATGGAAGAAAATTTATCAGAAGAAGATATCAGAATAAAAGAAAAATTAGCTCAAAAATCATGGAATGAAATAAAAACCAATGATTCATGGGCTATTTTTAAAATCATGTCTGAATTTGTTAATGGATATGAAAAAATGAGTCGTATTGGTCCGTGTGTATCAATTTTTGGATCGGCACGTACAAAAAGTGATAATCCATATTATAAATTAGCCGAAGAAATTGCTTTTAAAATTAGTAAAGCAGGTTACGGTGTTATTTCAGGTGGCGGCCCAGGTATCATGGAAGCAGCTAATAAAGGGGCTCATTTAGGTGGAGGATCATCGGTAGGATTAAACATAGATTTGCCTTTTGAACAGCACTTTAACCCGTATATTGATCACGATAAAAACCTACAATTCGATTATTTCTTTGTGCGTAAAGTAATGTTTGTAAAATATTCGCAAGGTTTTGTTGTAATGCCAGGCGGCTTTGGTACTTTAGATGAAATGTTTGAAGCTGTGACATTAATTCAAACAAAAAAAATAGGAAAATTTCCAATTATTTTAGTTGGTACCGAATTTTGGTCGGGGTTAATTGATTGGATTCGAACGGTTATGTTAGAAAAATATTCAAATGCATCGCCTGAAGACATGAATCTAATTAAAATTGTTGATACAGCTGATGAAGTAGTTACGATTATAGATACTTTCTATAAAAAATACAATTTAAGTCCTAATTTTTAA
- the uvrA gene encoding excinuclease ABC subunit UvrA produces the protein MQNSDENIEVLGARVHNLKNIDVTIPREKLVVITGLSGSGKSSLAFDTIYAEGQRRYIETFASYARQFLGGLERPDVDKIDGLSPVIAIEQKTVNKNPRSTVGTITEIYDFIRLLFARASDAYSYETGEKMVSYSDEQILDLIIENYSGQRINILSPVIRSRKGHYRELFEQIAKQGFVKVRVDGEIKDLVPMMRLDRYKTHDIEIVIDRLAIDDTDDTKKRLAESIKTAMYHGDDILMVIPHESATTRFFSRHLMCPSSGISYPIPEPNSFSFNSPKGACTVCNGLGSINEINLKKIIPNNEISIKAGGLLPIGEQKSTWIFKQLEIIAQRYNFKLSDAIKDIPQDALDMILNGGKESFSVESKVLGITKDYKIDFEGISNFIKNQFNDAPTSAIKRWAADFMDEIVCPECNGARLRKESLYFKINNQNIADLALMDLDQLNEWFATLNKYLSNKQLAIAGEVVKEITTRLSFLLDVGLNYLTLNRSSKTLSGGEAQRIRLATQIGSQLVGVLYILDEPSIGLHQRDNEKLITSLKQLRDVGNSVLVVEHDKDMIEEADYVIDIGPKAGANGGQIISASTPKQLLKENTITAQYLNGKLEIPVPEKRREGNLHKLKLTGATGNNLKNVTVEFPLGTLICVSGVSGSGKSTLINETLYPILNEHFFNAVKVPQPFKKIEGLEHIDKVIGIDQSPIGRTPRSNPATYTEVFTEIRNLFTKTPEASIRGYKPGRFSFNVKGGRCETCEGSGLRTIEMGFLPDVYVECETCQGKRFNRETLEIRYKSKSIADVLDMTIDESVHFFENIPKIYRKVKTIQDVGLGYLTLGQQSTTLSGGEAQRIKLATELSKKDTGNTFYILDEPTTGLHFEDIRVLMEVLQQLVNKGNTVLVIEHNLDVIKMADYIIDIGPEGGKNGGEVVAKGTPEQVAKSKKSHTARFLKKELKL, from the coding sequence ATGCAAAATTCCGATGAAAATATAGAAGTTCTGGGCGCACGCGTTCATAACTTAAAAAATATAGATGTTACCATTCCACGCGAAAAATTAGTTGTTATAACGGGTTTATCGGGTTCAGGAAAATCGTCTTTGGCTTTTGATACTATTTATGCCGAAGGCCAACGCCGTTATATTGAAACTTTTGCATCGTATGCACGGCAATTTTTAGGAGGATTGGAACGCCCTGATGTTGATAAAATTGATGGACTTTCGCCTGTTATTGCTATTGAACAAAAAACGGTTAACAAAAATCCACGTTCAACTGTTGGAACCATTACCGAAATTTACGACTTTATTCGTTTGCTTTTTGCACGGGCTTCTGATGCCTATTCTTATGAAACTGGCGAAAAAATGGTAAGTTATTCCGATGAACAAATTTTAGATTTAATTATTGAAAATTATAGCGGACAACGAATTAATATTTTATCTCCTGTAATTCGTTCACGTAAAGGACATTATCGTGAGTTATTTGAACAAATAGCTAAACAAGGTTTTGTAAAAGTACGTGTCGATGGTGAAATTAAAGATTTGGTTCCAATGATGCGTTTAGATCGTTACAAAACGCATGATATTGAAATTGTAATTGATCGTTTAGCGATTGATGATACCGATGATACCAAAAAACGCTTAGCCGAAAGTATTAAAACAGCCATGTATCACGGCGATGATATTTTAATGGTTATTCCACATGAAAGTGCAACTACACGTTTTTTTAGCCGTCATTTAATGTGTCCAAGTTCAGGTATTTCATATCCAATACCTGAACCTAACAGCTTTTCGTTTAATTCACCCAAAGGAGCTTGTACTGTTTGTAATGGTTTGGGATCAATTAATGAAATCAACTTAAAAAAAATAATCCCTAACAACGAAATATCTATAAAAGCAGGTGGTTTATTACCAATTGGCGAACAAAAAAGTACATGGATTTTTAAGCAGTTAGAAATTATTGCACAACGATATAATTTTAAACTTTCTGATGCCATTAAAGATATTCCGCAAGATGCTTTAGACATGATTTTAAATGGTGGAAAAGAAAGTTTTTCAGTTGAATCAAAAGTTTTAGGCATTACTAAAGATTATAAAATAGATTTTGAAGGAATTTCTAATTTTATAAAAAACCAGTTTAACGATGCGCCAACGTCGGCAATTAAACGTTGGGCTGCTGACTTTATGGACGAAATTGTTTGTCCTGAATGCAACGGAGCTCGTTTGCGAAAAGAATCGTTGTATTTTAAAATAAACAACCAAAATATAGCCGATTTGGCTTTAATGGATTTAGATCAACTTAACGAATGGTTTGCAACTTTAAACAAGTATTTGTCTAATAAGCAACTAGCTATTGCTGGCGAAGTGGTAAAAGAAATTACTACGCGTTTATCATTTTTACTTGATGTAGGTTTAAATTATTTAACGTTAAATCGTTCGTCAAAAACACTTTCGGGTGGCGAAGCACAACGTATCCGTTTGGCAACGCAAATTGGTTCGCAACTTGTTGGTGTTTTATATATTTTAGATGAGCCTAGTATTGGTTTGCATCAGCGCGATAACGAAAAACTTATAACTTCGTTAAAACAATTGCGCGATGTAGGCAATTCGGTTTTAGTGGTTGAACACGATAAGGATATGATTGAAGAAGCTGATTATGTAATAGATATCGGTCCAAAAGCTGGTGCAAACGGCGGACAAATAATTAGTGCTTCAACACCAAAACAACTGTTAAAAGAAAATACAATTACCGCACAATATTTAAATGGAAAGTTAGAAATTCCTGTGCCCGAAAAGCGTCGTGAAGGCAATTTACACAAATTAAAACTAACTGGTGCAACGGGAAATAATTTAAAAAATGTTACGGTTGAATTTCCATTAGGAACTTTAATATGTGTTTCTGGAGTTTCTGGTTCTGGTAAATCTACTTTGATAAATGAAACGCTTTATCCTATTTTAAACGAACACTTTTTTAATGCTGTAAAAGTGCCCCAACCATTTAAAAAAATTGAAGGTTTAGAGCATATTGATAAAGTAATAGGTATCGACCAAAGTCCAATTGGAAGAACCCCTCGTTCAAATCCAGCAACTTATACTGAAGTTTTTACCGAAATTAGAAATTTATTCACTAAAACTCCCGAAGCCAGTATTCGCGGTTACAAACCAGGCCGATTTAGTTTTAATGTAAAGGGAGGAAGATGTGAAACTTGTGAAGGATCGGGGTTACGAACTATTGAAATGGGCTTTTTACCCGATGTTTATGTAGAATGTGAAACCTGCCAAGGTAAACGCTTTAATCGTGAAACTTTAGAAATTAGATATAAAAGCAAATCAATTGCCGATGTGTTAGATATGACTATTGATGAAAGTGTTCACTTTTTTGAAAACATACCAAAAATTTATCGTAAAGTAAAAACAATTCAAGATGTAGGTTTAGGCTATTTAACATTAGGTCAGCAAAGTACCACACTTTCTGGCGGCGAAGCACAACGCATTAAATTAGCTACAGAATTGTCTAAAAAAGATACAGGAAATACGTTTTATATTTTAGATGAGCCTACAACCGGCTTACATTTTGAAGACATTCGTGTACTTATGGAAGTTTTGCAACAATTAGTTAACAAGGGCAATACCGTATTAGTAATTGAACACAATTTAGATGTTATTAAAATGGCCGATTATATTATTGATATAGGACCTGAAGGTGGTAAAAATGGAGGAGAAGTAGTTGCAAAGGGCACACCTGAACAAGTTGCTAAAAGTAAAAAAAGCCATACCGCACGTTTTTTAAAGAAAGAGTTAAAATTATAG
- a CDS encoding dihydrolipoamide acetyltransferase family protein — protein sequence MAKFELKLPKMGESVAEATITNWVKNVGDTVEQDETIVEVATDKVDSEVPTEVSGKIVEILFQKDDVVQVGQTIAIIETDAANATETASAPIQETTVVPTEKVEQTVAHAKEIVAPADFGSSDKFFSPLVKNIAKEEGISVNELEAINGTGKDGRITKTDILDYVKNRGSQPTATAQKAVTPVAAPVQNVTSKAAPVSVNGQDEIIEMDRMRKMIAHHMVQSIQTSAHVQSFIEVDVTNIVNWRNKHKNTFEKREGEKLTFTPIFMEAVAKALKDFPMMNISVDGDYIIKRKNINLGMAAALPNGNLIVPVIKNADQLNLVGMAKAVNDLADRARKGKLKPDDTQGGTYTVTNVGTFGSVFGTPIINQPQVGILALGAIRKVAAVIETPEGDFIGIRQKMFLSHSYDHRVVDGSLGGQFVQRVAQYLEAFDINRTV from the coding sequence ATGGCAAAGTTTGAATTAAAATTACCTAAAATGGGTGAAAGTGTTGCCGAAGCAACCATTACAAACTGGGTAAAAAACGTTGGTGATACAGTAGAACAAGATGAAACAATTGTTGAAGTAGCTACTGATAAAGTAGATAGCGAAGTACCTACAGAAGTTAGCGGAAAAATTGTTGAAATTTTGTTTCAAAAAGATGATGTAGTACAAGTAGGTCAAACCATCGCCATTATAGAAACAGATGCTGCAAATGCTACTGAAACAGCATCAGCACCAATACAAGAAACTACGGTTGTACCAACTGAAAAAGTAGAACAAACTGTTGCACATGCAAAAGAAATAGTTGCTCCTGCAGATTTTGGTTCATCGGATAAATTCTTTTCACCTTTAGTTAAAAACATTGCTAAAGAAGAAGGTATATCTGTAAACGAATTAGAAGCTATTAACGGTACAGGAAAAGATGGTAGAATTACCAAAACAGATATTTTAGATTACGTTAAAAACCGTGGTTCACAACCTACCGCAACTGCACAAAAAGCTGTTACACCAGTAGCTGCTCCAGTTCAAAATGTTACAAGTAAAGCTGCACCGGTTTCAGTTAACGGACAAGATGAAATTATTGAAATGGATCGTATGCGTAAAATGATTGCACACCACATGGTTCAATCAATTCAAACGTCAGCTCACGTTCAATCTTTTATTGAAGTTGATGTTACTAATATTGTAAACTGGAGAAACAAACATAAAAATACGTTTGAAAAACGTGAAGGTGAAAAACTAACTTTTACTCCAATTTTCATGGAAGCTGTTGCAAAGGCTTTGAAAGATTTCCCTATGATGAATATTTCAGTTGATGGTGATTATATCATTAAACGTAAAAATATTAATTTAGGTATGGCTGCTGCATTACCAAATGGTAACTTAATTGTGCCTGTAATTAAAAATGCCGATCAATTGAATTTAGTTGGTATGGCAAAAGCAGTTAACGATTTAGCTGACCGTGCACGTAAAGGAAAATTAAAACCAGACGACACACAAGGTGGTACATATACTGTAACTAATGTAGGTACTTTTGGATCGGTATTTGGTACACCAATTATTAACCAGCCACAAGTAGGTATTTTAGCTTTAGGTGCAATTAGAAAAGTTGCTGCTGTAATTGAAACACCCGAAGGTGATTTTATAGGAATTCGTCAAAAAATGTTCTTATCACATTCATACGATCACCGTGTAGTTGATGGTTCATTAGGTGGACAATTTGTACAACGCGTTGCACAATATTTAGAAGCTTTTGATATTAATAGAACGGTATAA